In the genome of Bremerella sp. P1, the window TCGCGGTCGGCACCTGGAGGCCGTCGATCGTCTGGCCGGCGAACGCGTTCCGTCTGGGCTGCTTGGGGCGTCGGGGCCGAGCAGGGCAGGGCGTCTTGGGCCTGACAACCGCCGAAGGACTTGGGGCCTTGGATCGTGCGGCCTGCGTGATGGTAGAAGCAGGAACCGCCGAGCCTTCGGTATCGTTCGTCAAAGCGCTGGCGGCCGGTGGTTCTGGCGGAGAGGGTTCTGGCGTCGGCGGCTCATCCGGCGGGGAATGATTCACGGCAATCACCAGTTGCCCCACCACATCCGCCGGCACCTCGACCAGTGTCCCGCAAGCCGAGCACAGGTAGGTCTTCCCAGCGCGCACAACGACCCCCGGAGCGTTCCCTTGCGAGAACGACCCAGGGGGATCGGATTGTGCGCCGCTGCTGAAAGACATGGTTTTACTCGTTACGATTGTGAGTGAAAGAATTTGATGGTCGCCCCGGACCGAGAAGTGGTCCGAGGACGATACGAGCAATATAGATGCGAAGCGCTTCCGTAAGATAGTGCGCGCCGAATTTTTTTGAATAGAAATGCCGCAGGGACAATGCCCGAACAACCCAAGAAGAGCCGACTTAGTTTCTCACTTCGAACGATGATCATCGGACTAACATTCGTCGCGATGATCGCCGCATTCATCGCGTACCAATCACGGCACGACGAAGCCAAATACTACCATCAACGACAGTCAGCCCCTGATTACGTCCCGGCCATGATGGACGCGTTCGAGGTTCGCTGGGTACCGGAGAATGACAAAGAGATTTTCATTTTTTGGGAAGTCGATTTCCCACCACACCCCGATCACCGATATGTCACGATTGCCACGATTCGATCCAGCAAAGGGAAATATCCGATCATGTCCTACGGACCGGTCGAGTCGATCGAAAAACGAAGAGTGGTTCAAGGACAGTTAATTGAAGACGAGATCATCTCCGCCAGTGGTGGGATTGCTATTGGTGACAATTTCATCTCGAAGAGAGTCGATTTAAAGGACGCCAAGATCAGAGTTGAAATCCGAATCATCGACGAATTCGACAATGTCCTGTTCCACGGACTGAAAGAATCGGATCCCTATTCGGTCGTAGCAGAGCGAGCGAAGCAAGAAGGTGATCCGGTTTACAGCCCCTCACCCTAGCCCTCTCCCCGGCGGGGAGAGGGGACCGGATGTGGTGGCAGGCCGTTTTGACGGATGCTTATTTACCCATCAGCTGCTGCTTGAGGAACTCATAGGTCAGGGCCGTCATGAAGGCGCGTTGCTTGTTGTCGGCGGCGCCGGCGTGGCCCCCTTCGATGTTCTCGTAGTACAGAACCGGGTGACCCATCTTCTTCATCCGGGCAACCATCTTCCGGGCATGGCCGGGATGAACGCGGTCGTCGCGGGTGCTGGTGGTGAAGAGGGTGTTGGGGTACGTCACGTCCTTCTTGACCAGGTGATACGGCGAGAACGTTTGGATGAATTCCCACTCTTCTGGTTCATCCGGGTTGCCGTACTCGCCCATCCAGCTGGCACCGGCCAACAGCAGATGAAACCGCTTCATATCCAACAGCGGAACCTGGCTGACGACGGCGCCCCACAGGTCGGGCCGCAGCACGAGCATGTTGCCGGTCAAAAGGCCACCGTTCGAACCACCCATCACGCCGAGATGCTCCGGCGTGGTCACCTTGCGAGCGATGAGATCTTCGGCCACGGCGATAAAATCTTCGTACGCTTTGTGGCGGTTTTCTTTCAGCGCGGCTTGGTGCCACTTGGGGCCGAACTCGCCGCCGCCGCGGATGTTGGCCACGACAAAGACGCCTCCTTCGGTCAGCCATGCAGTGCCGGTGGTCGCCGAGTAGTTGGGCGTCAGCGGAACTTCAAAGCCGCCATAACCGTAGAGCAGGGTAGCGTTCTTGCCGTCGAGCTTCAGGTCTTGGTGCGAAACCTGGAAGTAAGGAATCTTGGTGCCATCCTGCGAGGTCGCTTCGAACTGCTCGACTACCATCCCGGTTGCATCGTAGAACGCCGGCAGCGACTTCAGCTTCTGCAGCTTGGCATCGCCACAGGTACCCAGATACAACGTCGTGGGCAGAGTGTAGTCGGTGATAGTGAGGAAGAACTCGTCCGACTCTTCTTCGTCGACCGCACCTACCGAGATCGAGCCGAACTGCGGCACGCCGGGCAGGGGTTCGCTCTTCCACTTGCCATCTTCGCCAGGCGTCCAGAGGTAGATCTTGTTGCGAACGTTGTCCAGTTCGTTGACGATCAAGTGATTCTTGGTCGGGCTGTAGCCCGCCAGCGACTTGCGATCGGTCGGCTCGAACAGCACGGTGAACTCGCGTTTGCCCTGCATGTAGTCGTCGTAGTTGCCGACCAGCAACGCACCTGGCTCGTAAGACTTGCCGCCCACTTCCCAGGAACTGCGCGGCTGGACGAAGATCCACTCGCGGTGGACGTTCACTTCGGCGTCGTCCGGCTTTTCGATCTCGACCAGTTCGCCGTCGACCACTTCCCACAGCTTGCTGGTCCAGAAGGTGATCGCCCGACTGACGAACTCACGCTCGAAGCCAGGGGTCTTATCGTAGATGCCAGTCACACTGACGTCGGTCTTTTCGCCTTCGAAGATCGTCTTGGCTTCGGACAGTTCGGTGCCACGCTTCCACTCTTTGACGATGCGGGGGTAGCCCGAATCGGTCAGCGAGCCTTCTCCGAAGTTGGTACCGACGATGAGGGTGTCTTTATCTTTCCACGAGACGCGGCTCTTGGCTTCTGGAAGGTAGAAGCCGTCTTCGACGAACTCACGCGTTTCCATGTCGAACTCGCGTTTGATGTCGGCATCGGCGCCGCCACGCGAGAGCTTGACCATTGCGTGGCGATAGTCAGGCCGCAGCATCGAGACGCCGTGCCAGACCCAGTTTTCGCCTTCTTCTTTTCCGAGGGCATCGACATCGATGATGACGTCCCACTCGGGATTTTCCTTCACATATTCTTCCGGCGTGGTGCGGCGCCACAAGCCACGCGGGTGCTCGCCATCTTGCCAGAAGTTGTAGTAGTAAGGGCCGCGCTTGACGACGAAGGGGATCCGCTCGTTCGAGTTGAGGATCTTGAGAATCTTGTCTTCCAACTGCTGAAAGCCTTCCGACTCGGTCAGCTTCGCGGTGCTTTCTTTGTTTTGCTCTTTGACCCAATCGAGGGCCTTTTCGCCGGTGACGTCTTCCAGCCATAGATTCGGGTCATCAGACGTGGTTTCCGCGGCCGTTTGCGCCATAGCGAGGTTTCCTCCGTGAGGCAAAAGAAGTGAGATCAAACCAACGAGAAGCAGGGGGATCGCACGCATCAACTAGCTCCATGTTCCGTGGATATCCTGGGGGATCTTGTACTGCGTTCCATCGTACGCGTGCGACTACCCTTGTGGCAACCTGGGCGAATTGGCCGAAATTTGATCATTTCGCGGATCCCCGCCGCCGTTGGGGGTGTCTCGAAGAAGGGGGCATTTTCTAAAATGATGGGAATTGATGGTAATTGAATAGGTGGAGAAGCATTGGCTCGCGTAGTTTTAGCTATGTCCGGGGGTGTCGACAGTAGTGTCGCCGCCCATTTGCTCAAGCGTGACGGTCACGAAGTCATTGGGGTCTTCATGCGCCATGGCGAAGAGAGCCCGGTGGCGGAGTGCAAGCTCGATGCTCCTGGTGGCGGGACCGCGCTGCAGATTCTCAACCAGCGAGCCGATCACAAGCAAGGCTGCTGCAGTGCTTCCGACGCAGCCGATGCCCGCCGGGTAGCCGATCGAATGGACATTCCATTCTACGCGCTGAATCTGCAGCAAGAGTTCGGCCAGATCATGGAGTACTTCGCCGACGAGTACATCCGCGGTCGTACCCCAAACCCGTGCGTGATGTGCAACAACTGGATCAAATTCGGCAAGCTGTTCGACTACGCTAACAGTGTCGGGGCCGAGTACGTCGCGACGGGACACTACGCTAAGCTGGTTCCTTCCGATGAGCCGGACGGCATTCCGCGGATGGTTCGCGGCGTCGATCCTGGCAAGGATCAAACGTACGTGCTGTTTGGCATTCAACGGGACTACCTCAAGCGGATGCTGCTGCCGGTGGGTGATTTCCAGAAAGATGAAATCCGCGCGATGGCCGGCGAGACCGGTCTGCGTGTGGCCGATAAGAAGGACAGCCAGGAAATCTGTTTCGTAACCAGCGGCAAGCACGATCAGTTTGTGAAGCAGCGACGCCCTAATGCCGAAACGGCTGGCGACTTTGTGCTGACCGATGGAAGCATTGTCGGGCAGCACGACGGCATCGAGCGGTTCACTATCGGTCAGCGAAAAGGCCTCGGCATCGCTTTGGGCGAGCCACATTACGTCGTGAAGATCGACCCGGTCGAAAACCGCGTCGTGCTGGGGAAGATCGAAGAACTTGGCTGTGCCGAGCTGACGGCCAATAACTGCAACTGGCTCGTCGAGCCGAAGTCGGACGAGTTCCGCTGCGACGCGATGATCCGCTACAACAGCCCGGCGCTGCCGGCCACCGTGAAGATGCTTCCGGAGGGACGCATTGCGGTGACCTTCGACGAGCCACGCAACGGCGTTGCCCCGGGTCAGGCGGTTGTCTGTTACGATGGCGACACCGTCCTGGGCGGCGGCTGGATCGAGTAAGGACCCCGGCCACACCAGATGCAATGCTATCAAAGCATCTGGCAAAGCAGGAAAGCTGGTTCGAGCTTAACGAGCTGGATGTGAAACGGGCGAGGGAAATCTCGATTTTGCCGATGATTCAGGCCCTTTCTGGCCGACTCTAGAAGACGTACGCGTGCTCAGTTGCCGCTTTGGTGTGAGCGCTGCCTGCGGTAACGTTGCGACGACAACCATATTCTGGAGTAGATACCCAATGACCAAGCTCATTCCCTTCACGTTCGTTTTGGCCATCGTTGCCCTGACCTCGCAGGTCAATGCTCAAGAGCTGAAGGTGGTCGACGCAAACGAAGAAAAGAAGCCACTGAGCGTCGAAGACGTTCCTTCGCTGGGCAATGCGACCCCAGAAATGTGGTTCTACCTGCAAGAGCTGCGACGCTATGAAGATCCATCCGCTGCACGCCGTCGTCGTGCGGAACTGACCGCTTCGGCTCGCCGCGCTCGCATGTTCTCGCAGCAGTGGTACGGCATCAACAACCTGCGTCCATCGGCCAACGCCGTCCCGATGATGTACCGCTACTCAGCTCACCAGTCGAACGTCTCGTGGGACGCTACCCAGCACACCTACTACAACACGTCGGCCGCTCCAACGACCGGTGGTCCTCGCCAGTTCTAAGCTGACCAGCGATAATCGAATCACACGAAACAGGACGAGCAGAAATGTTCGTCCTGTTTTTGTTTCGAAGAGGACCTAGCCACTGAGCAGAGAGAAATCTAACCACGGATGACACGGATAG includes:
- a CDS encoding prolyl oligopeptidase family serine peptidase, whose protein sequence is MRAIPLLLVGLISLLLPHGGNLAMAQTAAETTSDDPNLWLEDVTGEKALDWVKEQNKESTAKLTESEGFQQLEDKILKILNSNERIPFVVKRGPYYYNFWQDGEHPRGLWRRTTPEEYVKENPEWDVIIDVDALGKEEGENWVWHGVSMLRPDYRHAMVKLSRGGADADIKREFDMETREFVEDGFYLPEAKSRVSWKDKDTLIVGTNFGEGSLTDSGYPRIVKEWKRGTELSEAKTIFEGEKTDVSVTGIYDKTPGFEREFVSRAITFWTSKLWEVVDGELVEIEKPDDAEVNVHREWIFVQPRSSWEVGGKSYEPGALLVGNYDDYMQGKREFTVLFEPTDRKSLAGYSPTKNHLIVNELDNVRNKIYLWTPGEDGKWKSEPLPGVPQFGSISVGAVDEEESDEFFLTITDYTLPTTLYLGTCGDAKLQKLKSLPAFYDATGMVVEQFEATSQDGTKIPYFQVSHQDLKLDGKNATLLYGYGGFEVPLTPNYSATTGTAWLTEGGVFVVANIRGGGEFGPKWHQAALKENRHKAYEDFIAVAEDLIARKVTTPEHLGVMGGSNGGLLTGNMLVLRPDLWGAVVSQVPLLDMKRFHLLLAGASWMGEYGNPDEPEEWEFIQTFSPYHLVKKDVTYPNTLFTTSTRDDRVHPGHARKMVARMKKMGHPVLYYENIEGGHAGAADNKQRAFMTALTYEFLKQQLMGK
- the mnmA gene encoding tRNA 2-thiouridine(34) synthase MnmA, whose amino-acid sequence is MARVVLAMSGGVDSSVAAHLLKRDGHEVIGVFMRHGEESPVAECKLDAPGGGTALQILNQRADHKQGCCSASDAADARRVADRMDIPFYALNLQQEFGQIMEYFADEYIRGRTPNPCVMCNNWIKFGKLFDYANSVGAEYVATGHYAKLVPSDEPDGIPRMVRGVDPGKDQTYVLFGIQRDYLKRMLLPVGDFQKDEIRAMAGETGLRVADKKDSQEICFVTSGKHDQFVKQRRPNAETAGDFVLTDGSIVGQHDGIERFTIGQRKGLGIALGEPHYVVKIDPVENRVVLGKIEELGCAELTANNCNWLVEPKSDEFRCDAMIRYNSPALPATVKMLPEGRIAVTFDEPRNGVAPGQAVVCYDGDTVLGGGWIE